From a single Rutidosis leptorrhynchoides isolate AG116_Rl617_1_P2 chromosome 5, CSIRO_AGI_Rlap_v1, whole genome shotgun sequence genomic region:
- the LOC139849173 gene encoding uncharacterized protein: MVVIRLKKLEILLITCFYRRRRLRLFAKGIDVASIVCPSCNNGVETRDHLFFECEVAMDLWHKIRVWLDCDMPLLSSWDSFLAWLEGIRLRQLSKDRIIAVMVTCLWTLWRFRNGVIFVDSFCNKSSLFDFIRLITFHWIKHRGYLVSSWNL, encoded by the exons ATGGTTGTTATACGGTTAAAAAAGCTAGAGATCTTATTGATAACATGCTTTTACCGACGTCGCAGATTAAGACTATTTG CGAAAGGGATTGATGTGGCGTCTATAGTCTGTCCATCTTGTAATAATGGGGTGGAGACTAGAGACCATTtgtttttcgaatgtgaagttgcTATGGACTTATGGCATAAGATACGTGTTTGGCTTGATTGTGACATGCCTCTTTTATCTTCATGGGATTCTTTTTTGGCATGGTTGGAAGGTATTCGGTTACGACAGTTATCTAAAGATCGGATCATTGCGGTGATGGTGACGTGCTTATGGACGTTATGGCGATTTAGGAACGGTGTCATTTTCGTAGATTCTTTTTGTAACAAAAGTAGTTTATTTGATTTCATTAGATTAATTACTTTTCATTGGATTAAACATAGAGGTTATCTAGTGTCTAGTTGGAACTTGTGA